The proteins below come from a single Balaenoptera musculus isolate JJ_BM4_2016_0621 chromosome 1, mBalMus1.pri.v3, whole genome shotgun sequence genomic window:
- the PLEKHN1 gene encoding pleckstrin homology domain-containing family N member 1 isoform X2: protein MGNSHCVPQAPRRLRASFSRKPSLKGNREDGARKLVGLFGTEASPDGDTTADKIFRYIPGTNIPTLESQQENLEQPFLSVFKAGQRRAPVRSLGKVVHYTKVQLRLQHSQDISDCYLELFPSHLYFQAHGSEGLIFQGLLPLMELSVCPLEGSREHAFQITGPLPAPLLVLCPSQAELDRWLYHLEKQIALVGGVPRCHPAPPQHRLTPLRTASGLQVVGTAVCASRVKLQHLPSQEQWDRLLVLYPTSLAIFSEEADGLCFKGELPLSAIHINLEERDKQIRSFLIEGRLINTIRVVCASYEDYGHWLLCLQTVCRGARASPPPGPESFPGLQAPPQVVGSGRGSLSSDGRTSWDSGCPAAASSRSTPESAAGCPARPAPEQASPGCTSVGGHKAKLRRAGSNRSPRSKAQGEGPGPAIPLHLDLTKLRLEDGPEAPDHSLETPHSPLYADPYTPPATSHRRVTDIQDLDKFLSAMQSSLGPEPSNPFPLVPVSVPVSDPSSGLSGPHLLSEKGVLQARASQRHRGSIKGRGSRPPGSPQLTCHWGPQVSPAREVAPEPPPPPPDGRPPRSYDSVWDKALSPSHQRWPRAPEAEGGLVQWI from the exons ATGGGGAACAGCCACTGTGTCCCTCAGGCCCCTAGGAGGCTCCGAGCCTCCTTTTCCAGAAAGCCCTCGTTGAAGGGAAATAG AGAGGACGGCGCCCGGAAGCTGGTTGGCCTGTTTGGCACCGAGGCCAGTCCGGATGGGGACACCACTGCCGACAAGATCTTCCGCTACATCCCTGGGACG aacATCCCGACCCTGGAGAGCCAGCAAGAAAACCTGGAGCAGCCTTTCCTGAGTGTGTTCAAGGCAGGGCAGCGGAGGGCGCCCGTGAGGAGCCTGGGCAAGGTTGTGCACTACACCAAGGTCCAGCTGCGTCTCCAGCACAGCCAG GACATCAGCGACTGCTATCTGGAGctcttcccctcccacctctaCTTCCAGGCCCATGGTTCCGAAGGACTCATTTTCCAG GGGCTATTACCACTGATGGAGCTGAGCGTCTGCCCGCTCGAGGGATCCAGAGAGCATGCCTTCCAGATCACAG GCCCGCTGCCCGCCCCCCTTCTCGTGCTCTGCCCCAGCCAGGCCGAGCTGGACCGCTGGCTCTACCACCTGGAGAAGCAGATAGCCCTCGTGGGAGGGGTGCCGCGCTGCCACCCAGCACCCCCTCAG CACAGGCTGACCCCGCTGCGGACGGCGTCAGGGCTCCAGGTGGTGGGCACCGCCGTCTGTGCCTCAAGGGTCAAGCTGCAGCATCTGCCCTCACAG GAGCAGTGGGACCGGCTCCTGGTCCTGTACCCGACCTCCCTGGCCATTTTCTCCGAGGAAGCAGATGGGCTTTGCTTTAAG GGGGAGCTCCCGCTCAGCGCCATCCACATCAACCTGGAGGAGAGGGACAAACAGATCCGCTCTTTCCTGATCGAAG GCCGTCTCATCAACACCATCCGTGTGGTGTGTGCCAGCTACGAGGACTATGGCCACTGGCTGCTCTGCCTGCAGACGGTCTGCCGCGGGGCCAGGGCCTCCCCACCGCCCGGCCCCGAGAGCTTCCCGGGGCTGCAGGCGCCCCCACAG GTTGTGGGCAGTGGCCGAGGCTCACTCTCCTCTGACGGACGGACCAGCTGGGACTCGGGGTGCCCAGCAGCCGCCTCCAGCCGCTCCACGCCTGAGTCCGCCGCAGGCTGCCCTGCCCGGCCCGCACCG GAGCAAGCCAGCCCTGGCTGCACCAGCGTCGGTGGGCACAAGGCAAAGCTGAGACGGGCCGGCAGCAACCGATCACCCAGGAGCAAGGCCCAGGGCGAGGGGCCCGGCCCAGCCATCCCACTGCACCTGGACCTGACCAAG CTGAGGCTGGAGGATGGCCCTGAGGCCCCAGACCATTCTCTGGAGACACCGCACTCCCCGCTCTACGCTGACCCCTACACACCACCTGCCACTTCCCACCGCAGGGTCACAGACATCCAGGACCTGGACAAG TTCCTCAGTGCGATGCAGAGCTCGCTTGGACCTGAGCCCTCGAACCCATTCCCCTTGGTCCCCGTGTCCGTGCCTGTCTCTGACCCCAGCTCTGGACTCTCCGGCCCCCACTTGCTCTCCGAGAAGGGAGTCCTGCAGGCCCGAGCCTCTCAGCGGCATCGCGGCTCCATCAAGGGCCGGGGGTCCCGGCCCCCAGGCTCCCCTCAGCTT ACTTGTCATTGGGGTCCCCAGGTCTCTCCTGCGAGGGAAGTTGCGCCCGAACCCCCGCCACCTCCCCCAG ACGGCCGCCCCCCAAGGAGCTACGACAGTGTCTGGGACAAAGCTCTGTCACCTTCCCACCAGCGGTGGCCTCGAGCACCTGAGGCTGAAGGCGGGCTCGTCCAGTGGATCTGA
- the PLEKHN1 gene encoding pleckstrin homology domain-containing family N member 1 isoform X1, protein MGNSHCVPQAPRRLRASFSRKPSLKGNREDGARKLVGLFGTEASPDGDTTADKIFRYIPGTNIPTLESQQENLEQPFLSVFKAGQRRAPVRSLGKVVHYTKVQLRLQHSQDISDCYLELFPSHLYFQAHGSEGLIFQGLLPLMELSVCPLEGSREHAFQITGPLPAPLLVLCPSQAELDRWLYHLEKQIALVGGVPRCHPAPPQGPPENELPWTLQHRLTPLRTASGLQVVGTAVCASRVKLQHLPSQEQWDRLLVLYPTSLAIFSEEADGLCFKGELPLSAIHINLEERDKQIRSFLIEGRLINTIRVVCASYEDYGHWLLCLQTVCRGARASPPPGPESFPGLQAPPQVVGSGRGSLSSDGRTSWDSGCPAAASSRSTPESAAGCPARPAPEQASPGCTSVGGHKAKLRRAGSNRSPRSKAQGEGPGPAIPLHLDLTKLRLEDGPEAPDHSLETPHSPLYADPYTPPATSHRRVTDIQDLDKFLSAMQSSLGPEPSNPFPLVPVSVPVSDPSSGLSGPHLLSEKGVLQARASQRHRGSIKGRGSRPPGSPQLTCHWGPQVSPAREVAPEPPPPPPDGRPPRSYDSVWDKALSPSHQRWPRAPEAEGGLVQWI, encoded by the exons ATGGGGAACAGCCACTGTGTCCCTCAGGCCCCTAGGAGGCTCCGAGCCTCCTTTTCCAGAAAGCCCTCGTTGAAGGGAAATAG AGAGGACGGCGCCCGGAAGCTGGTTGGCCTGTTTGGCACCGAGGCCAGTCCGGATGGGGACACCACTGCCGACAAGATCTTCCGCTACATCCCTGGGACG aacATCCCGACCCTGGAGAGCCAGCAAGAAAACCTGGAGCAGCCTTTCCTGAGTGTGTTCAAGGCAGGGCAGCGGAGGGCGCCCGTGAGGAGCCTGGGCAAGGTTGTGCACTACACCAAGGTCCAGCTGCGTCTCCAGCACAGCCAG GACATCAGCGACTGCTATCTGGAGctcttcccctcccacctctaCTTCCAGGCCCATGGTTCCGAAGGACTCATTTTCCAG GGGCTATTACCACTGATGGAGCTGAGCGTCTGCCCGCTCGAGGGATCCAGAGAGCATGCCTTCCAGATCACAG GCCCGCTGCCCGCCCCCCTTCTCGTGCTCTGCCCCAGCCAGGCCGAGCTGGACCGCTGGCTCTACCACCTGGAGAAGCAGATAGCCCTCGTGGGAGGGGTGCCGCGCTGCCACCCAGCACCCCCTCAG GGCCCTCCTGAGAACGAGCTCCCCTGGACTCTGCAGCACAGGCTGACCCCGCTGCGGACGGCGTCAGGGCTCCAGGTGGTGGGCACCGCCGTCTGTGCCTCAAGGGTCAAGCTGCAGCATCTGCCCTCACAG GAGCAGTGGGACCGGCTCCTGGTCCTGTACCCGACCTCCCTGGCCATTTTCTCCGAGGAAGCAGATGGGCTTTGCTTTAAG GGGGAGCTCCCGCTCAGCGCCATCCACATCAACCTGGAGGAGAGGGACAAACAGATCCGCTCTTTCCTGATCGAAG GCCGTCTCATCAACACCATCCGTGTGGTGTGTGCCAGCTACGAGGACTATGGCCACTGGCTGCTCTGCCTGCAGACGGTCTGCCGCGGGGCCAGGGCCTCCCCACCGCCCGGCCCCGAGAGCTTCCCGGGGCTGCAGGCGCCCCCACAG GTTGTGGGCAGTGGCCGAGGCTCACTCTCCTCTGACGGACGGACCAGCTGGGACTCGGGGTGCCCAGCAGCCGCCTCCAGCCGCTCCACGCCTGAGTCCGCCGCAGGCTGCCCTGCCCGGCCCGCACCG GAGCAAGCCAGCCCTGGCTGCACCAGCGTCGGTGGGCACAAGGCAAAGCTGAGACGGGCCGGCAGCAACCGATCACCCAGGAGCAAGGCCCAGGGCGAGGGGCCCGGCCCAGCCATCCCACTGCACCTGGACCTGACCAAG CTGAGGCTGGAGGATGGCCCTGAGGCCCCAGACCATTCTCTGGAGACACCGCACTCCCCGCTCTACGCTGACCCCTACACACCACCTGCCACTTCCCACCGCAGGGTCACAGACATCCAGGACCTGGACAAG TTCCTCAGTGCGATGCAGAGCTCGCTTGGACCTGAGCCCTCGAACCCATTCCCCTTGGTCCCCGTGTCCGTGCCTGTCTCTGACCCCAGCTCTGGACTCTCCGGCCCCCACTTGCTCTCCGAGAAGGGAGTCCTGCAGGCCCGAGCCTCTCAGCGGCATCGCGGCTCCATCAAGGGCCGGGGGTCCCGGCCCCCAGGCTCCCCTCAGCTT ACTTGTCATTGGGGTCCCCAGGTCTCTCCTGCGAGGGAAGTTGCGCCCGAACCCCCGCCACCTCCCCCAG ACGGCCGCCCCCCAAGGAGCTACGACAGTGTCTGGGACAAAGCTCTGTCACCTTCCCACCAGCGGTGGCCTCGAGCACCTGAGGCTGAAGGCGGGCTCGTCCAGTGGATCTGA
- the PLEKHN1 gene encoding pleckstrin homology domain-containing family N member 1 isoform X4 produces MGNSHCVPQAPRRLRASFSRKPSLKGNREDGARKLVGLFGTEASPDGDTTADKIFRYIPGTNIPTLESQQENLEQPFLSVFKAGQRRAPVRSLGKVVHYTKVQLRLQHSQDISDCYLELFPSHLYFQAHGSEGLIFQGLLPLMELSVCPLEGSREHAFQITGPLPAPLLVLCPSQAELDRWLYHLEKQIALVGGVPRCHPAPPQHRLTPLRTASGLQVVGTAVCASRVKLQHLPSQEQWDRLLVLYPTSLAIFSEEADGLCFKGELPLSAIHINLEERDKQIRSFLIEGRLINTIRVVCASYEDYGHWLLCLQTVCRGARASPPPGPESFPGLQAPPQVVGSGRGSLSSDGRTSWDSGCPAAASSRSTPESAAGCPARPAPEQASPGCTSVGGHKAKLRRAGSNRSPRSKAQGEGPGPAIPLHLDLTKLRLEDGPEAPDHSLETPHSPLYADPYTPPATSHRRVTDIQDLDKFLSAMQSSLGPEPSNPFPLVPVSVPVSDPSSGLSGPHLLSEKGVLQARASQRHRGSIKGRGSRPPGSPQLVSPAREVAPEPPPPPPDGRPPRSYDSVWDKALSPSHQRWPRAPEAEGGLVQWI; encoded by the exons ATGGGGAACAGCCACTGTGTCCCTCAGGCCCCTAGGAGGCTCCGAGCCTCCTTTTCCAGAAAGCCCTCGTTGAAGGGAAATAG AGAGGACGGCGCCCGGAAGCTGGTTGGCCTGTTTGGCACCGAGGCCAGTCCGGATGGGGACACCACTGCCGACAAGATCTTCCGCTACATCCCTGGGACG aacATCCCGACCCTGGAGAGCCAGCAAGAAAACCTGGAGCAGCCTTTCCTGAGTGTGTTCAAGGCAGGGCAGCGGAGGGCGCCCGTGAGGAGCCTGGGCAAGGTTGTGCACTACACCAAGGTCCAGCTGCGTCTCCAGCACAGCCAG GACATCAGCGACTGCTATCTGGAGctcttcccctcccacctctaCTTCCAGGCCCATGGTTCCGAAGGACTCATTTTCCAG GGGCTATTACCACTGATGGAGCTGAGCGTCTGCCCGCTCGAGGGATCCAGAGAGCATGCCTTCCAGATCACAG GCCCGCTGCCCGCCCCCCTTCTCGTGCTCTGCCCCAGCCAGGCCGAGCTGGACCGCTGGCTCTACCACCTGGAGAAGCAGATAGCCCTCGTGGGAGGGGTGCCGCGCTGCCACCCAGCACCCCCTCAG CACAGGCTGACCCCGCTGCGGACGGCGTCAGGGCTCCAGGTGGTGGGCACCGCCGTCTGTGCCTCAAGGGTCAAGCTGCAGCATCTGCCCTCACAG GAGCAGTGGGACCGGCTCCTGGTCCTGTACCCGACCTCCCTGGCCATTTTCTCCGAGGAAGCAGATGGGCTTTGCTTTAAG GGGGAGCTCCCGCTCAGCGCCATCCACATCAACCTGGAGGAGAGGGACAAACAGATCCGCTCTTTCCTGATCGAAG GCCGTCTCATCAACACCATCCGTGTGGTGTGTGCCAGCTACGAGGACTATGGCCACTGGCTGCTCTGCCTGCAGACGGTCTGCCGCGGGGCCAGGGCCTCCCCACCGCCCGGCCCCGAGAGCTTCCCGGGGCTGCAGGCGCCCCCACAG GTTGTGGGCAGTGGCCGAGGCTCACTCTCCTCTGACGGACGGACCAGCTGGGACTCGGGGTGCCCAGCAGCCGCCTCCAGCCGCTCCACGCCTGAGTCCGCCGCAGGCTGCCCTGCCCGGCCCGCACCG GAGCAAGCCAGCCCTGGCTGCACCAGCGTCGGTGGGCACAAGGCAAAGCTGAGACGGGCCGGCAGCAACCGATCACCCAGGAGCAAGGCCCAGGGCGAGGGGCCCGGCCCAGCCATCCCACTGCACCTGGACCTGACCAAG CTGAGGCTGGAGGATGGCCCTGAGGCCCCAGACCATTCTCTGGAGACACCGCACTCCCCGCTCTACGCTGACCCCTACACACCACCTGCCACTTCCCACCGCAGGGTCACAGACATCCAGGACCTGGACAAG TTCCTCAGTGCGATGCAGAGCTCGCTTGGACCTGAGCCCTCGAACCCATTCCCCTTGGTCCCCGTGTCCGTGCCTGTCTCTGACCCCAGCTCTGGACTCTCCGGCCCCCACTTGCTCTCCGAGAAGGGAGTCCTGCAGGCCCGAGCCTCTCAGCGGCATCGCGGCTCCATCAAGGGCCGGGGGTCCCGGCCCCCAGGCTCCCCTCAGCTT GTCTCTCCTGCGAGGGAAGTTGCGCCCGAACCCCCGCCACCTCCCCCAG ACGGCCGCCCCCCAAGGAGCTACGACAGTGTCTGGGACAAAGCTCTGTCACCTTCCCACCAGCGGTGGCCTCGAGCACCTGAGGCTGAAGGCGGGCTCGTCCAGTGGATCTGA
- the PLEKHN1 gene encoding pleckstrin homology domain-containing family N member 1 isoform X3 encodes MGNSHCVPQAPRRLRASFSRKPSLKGNREDGARKLVGLFGTEASPDGDTTADKIFRYIPGTNIPTLESQQENLEQPFLSVFKAGQRRAPVRSLGKVVHYTKVQLRLQHSQDISDCYLELFPSHLYFQAHGSEGLIFQGLLPLMELSVCPLEGSREHAFQITGPLPAPLLVLCPSQAELDRWLYHLEKQIALVGGVPRCHPAPPQGPPENELPWTLQHRLTPLRTASGLQVVGTAVCASRVKLQHLPSQEQWDRLLVLYPTSLAIFSEEADGLCFKGELPLSAIHINLEERDKQIRSFLIEGRLINTIRVVCASYEDYGHWLLCLQTVCRGARASPPPGPESFPGLQAPPQVVGSGRGSLSSDGRTSWDSGCPAAASSRSTPESAAGCPARPAPEQASPGCTSVGGHKAKLRRAGSNRSPRSKAQGEGPGPAIPLHLDLTKLRLEDGPEAPDHSLETPHSPLYADPYTPPATSHRRVTDIQDLDKFLSAMQSSLGPEPSNPFPLVPVSVPVSDPSSGLSGPHLLSEKGVLQARASQRHRGSIKGRGSRPPGSPQLVSPAREVAPEPPPPPPDGRPPRSYDSVWDKALSPSHQRWPRAPEAEGGLVQWI; translated from the exons ATGGGGAACAGCCACTGTGTCCCTCAGGCCCCTAGGAGGCTCCGAGCCTCCTTTTCCAGAAAGCCCTCGTTGAAGGGAAATAG AGAGGACGGCGCCCGGAAGCTGGTTGGCCTGTTTGGCACCGAGGCCAGTCCGGATGGGGACACCACTGCCGACAAGATCTTCCGCTACATCCCTGGGACG aacATCCCGACCCTGGAGAGCCAGCAAGAAAACCTGGAGCAGCCTTTCCTGAGTGTGTTCAAGGCAGGGCAGCGGAGGGCGCCCGTGAGGAGCCTGGGCAAGGTTGTGCACTACACCAAGGTCCAGCTGCGTCTCCAGCACAGCCAG GACATCAGCGACTGCTATCTGGAGctcttcccctcccacctctaCTTCCAGGCCCATGGTTCCGAAGGACTCATTTTCCAG GGGCTATTACCACTGATGGAGCTGAGCGTCTGCCCGCTCGAGGGATCCAGAGAGCATGCCTTCCAGATCACAG GCCCGCTGCCCGCCCCCCTTCTCGTGCTCTGCCCCAGCCAGGCCGAGCTGGACCGCTGGCTCTACCACCTGGAGAAGCAGATAGCCCTCGTGGGAGGGGTGCCGCGCTGCCACCCAGCACCCCCTCAG GGCCCTCCTGAGAACGAGCTCCCCTGGACTCTGCAGCACAGGCTGACCCCGCTGCGGACGGCGTCAGGGCTCCAGGTGGTGGGCACCGCCGTCTGTGCCTCAAGGGTCAAGCTGCAGCATCTGCCCTCACAG GAGCAGTGGGACCGGCTCCTGGTCCTGTACCCGACCTCCCTGGCCATTTTCTCCGAGGAAGCAGATGGGCTTTGCTTTAAG GGGGAGCTCCCGCTCAGCGCCATCCACATCAACCTGGAGGAGAGGGACAAACAGATCCGCTCTTTCCTGATCGAAG GCCGTCTCATCAACACCATCCGTGTGGTGTGTGCCAGCTACGAGGACTATGGCCACTGGCTGCTCTGCCTGCAGACGGTCTGCCGCGGGGCCAGGGCCTCCCCACCGCCCGGCCCCGAGAGCTTCCCGGGGCTGCAGGCGCCCCCACAG GTTGTGGGCAGTGGCCGAGGCTCACTCTCCTCTGACGGACGGACCAGCTGGGACTCGGGGTGCCCAGCAGCCGCCTCCAGCCGCTCCACGCCTGAGTCCGCCGCAGGCTGCCCTGCCCGGCCCGCACCG GAGCAAGCCAGCCCTGGCTGCACCAGCGTCGGTGGGCACAAGGCAAAGCTGAGACGGGCCGGCAGCAACCGATCACCCAGGAGCAAGGCCCAGGGCGAGGGGCCCGGCCCAGCCATCCCACTGCACCTGGACCTGACCAAG CTGAGGCTGGAGGATGGCCCTGAGGCCCCAGACCATTCTCTGGAGACACCGCACTCCCCGCTCTACGCTGACCCCTACACACCACCTGCCACTTCCCACCGCAGGGTCACAGACATCCAGGACCTGGACAAG TTCCTCAGTGCGATGCAGAGCTCGCTTGGACCTGAGCCCTCGAACCCATTCCCCTTGGTCCCCGTGTCCGTGCCTGTCTCTGACCCCAGCTCTGGACTCTCCGGCCCCCACTTGCTCTCCGAGAAGGGAGTCCTGCAGGCCCGAGCCTCTCAGCGGCATCGCGGCTCCATCAAGGGCCGGGGGTCCCGGCCCCCAGGCTCCCCTCAGCTT GTCTCTCCTGCGAGGGAAGTTGCGCCCGAACCCCCGCCACCTCCCCCAG ACGGCCGCCCCCCAAGGAGCTACGACAGTGTCTGGGACAAAGCTCTGTCACCTTCCCACCAGCGGTGGCCTCGAGCACCTGAGGCTGAAGGCGGGCTCGTCCAGTGGATCTGA